The Funiculus sociatus GB2-C1 genome includes a region encoding these proteins:
- a CDS encoding HEAT repeat domain-containing protein, with translation MVDWLLVWGVNTVAGFVFTEVLAPLAKGALEDYVKDFFKDSIKDFTGLFQKDTLQTVVGKALKEFLQLVQQELEDAELSEEQLKAYITPFNQFINNKSVKEILGSAFQYDCQAINIKKLSIIWYQLDLLSLPEGFDWEQVSKRYLKKVKAIIRESDELRTIFDSKNIEAIQQNTKELAGISPEFDLNRYQEGLRERYGNLNLDSLDTTVYDYREKLKVWQIFIAQDVRECQEYLPQVYEIPKEHQKRLRESNQLEADVNPQEWERYKEVYYQQPIRSVLDIVNDSQTYPYIVILGDPGSGKSTLLQYIALNWARTPLNTVIEQPIPLLIELRTYIRNRDSGECKDFLEFFHKGCGIVCRLNQHQLHERLKAGKISVMFDGLDEVFDPAKRDEVITDIHRFTNEYPKARVIVTSRIIGYKPQRLRDAQFRHFMLQDLESEKIEDFLYRWHELTFTDEADKIRNRERLQRAIETSLAIGELAGNPLLLTMMAILNLNQELPRDRPELYNQASRLLLHQWDIEQKLLENPRIDSVTIDYKDKQAMLRQVAYRMQASEKGLAGNLISADDLEKILTDYLKTIEVEQARTVARLLIEQLRHRNFILCFLGADYYAFVHRTFLEYFCASEFVWQFEKEQTISLEYLKTEVFGKHWQDESWHEVLRLIAGMIEPKFAGGILDYLIVQKGENEKFINLFLAAECLSEVRNRSLIAATTDQLLNQLKGLTQYDLPYDYKPYGEEAALVRKIRTQAVSSVATTWKDRPDTLAWLKQRAQADGNWAVRQTAVQELARGWKDHPDTLAWLKQRVQADDDPHVRQMAVEELARGWKDHPDTLPILKQRVQADDDPHVRYVAVEELTRGWKDHPDTLLILKQRAQGDDDSPVRLMAVEELARGWKDHPDTLPILKERAQGDDNWAVRKAVVQELARGWKDHPDTLPILKQRAQGDDNWAVRKAVVQELARGWKNHPDTLPILKQQAQADGSEYVRCAAVQELARGWKDEPGMFEFLRDRAVNDPFERKEDWEDNPGQLALAIIIKDYPQHPQTLPLLRDRSFNDPDEKVREFAIEKLKELDK, from the coding sequence ATGGTGGATTGGTTATTGGTCTGGGGAGTTAATACTGTCGCAGGATTTGTGTTTACAGAGGTTTTGGCTCCCTTAGCCAAAGGAGCTTTAGAGGATTACGTCAAAGATTTTTTCAAAGACAGCATCAAGGATTTTACGGGATTATTCCAGAAAGACACCCTGCAAACAGTAGTTGGTAAAGCTCTGAAGGAATTTTTGCAATTAGTGCAGCAGGAATTAGAAGATGCTGAACTTTCTGAAGAACAACTGAAAGCTTACATCACACCATTTAATCAATTTATTAATAATAAATCTGTTAAAGAGATATTAGGAAGTGCTTTTCAATATGACTGTCAAGCTATAAATATTAAGAAATTATCTATAATTTGGTATCAGCTAGACTTGTTATCTTTGCCAGAGGGATTTGATTGGGAACAAGTTAGCAAGCGTTATCTTAAAAAAGTTAAAGCTATCATCCGCGAATCAGACGAGTTACGCACTATCTTTGACTCAAAAAATATAGAAGCTATTCAACAAAATACTAAAGAACTGGCTGGAATTTCCCCGGAATTTGATTTAAACCGATATCAGGAAGGGCTGCGAGAGCGATACGGCAATCTTAATTTAGATAGTTTGGATACGACTGTTTACGACTATCGAGAAAAACTCAAGGTATGGCAAATTTTTATAGCACAAGATGTGCGAGAATGCCAGGAATATTTACCCCAAGTTTACGAGATTCCTAAAGAGCATCAAAAACGACTGAGGGAGAGTAACCAACTCGAAGCAGACGTTAACCCCCAGGAGTGGGAACGATACAAAGAAGTTTATTATCAACAGCCTATTCGCTCAGTTTTAGATATTGTTAATGACTCTCAAACTTATCCCTATATTGTAATTTTGGGCGATCCGGGTTCGGGGAAGTCTACGCTGTTGCAATACATTGCTTTGAATTGGGCAAGAACGCCTCTCAATACTGTGATTGAACAGCCGATTCCGTTGCTGATTGAATTGCGGACTTATATTCGCAATCGCGACTCTGGAGAGTGCAAAGATTTTCTGGAATTCTTTCACAAAGGCTGTGGAATTGTCTGTCGCCTCAATCAGCATCAACTCCACGAACGGCTAAAAGCTGGCAAGATTTCGGTGATGTTTGATGGGTTGGATGAGGTGTTCGATCCGGCGAAACGGGATGAGGTAATTACTGATATCCATCGCTTCACGAATGAATATCCGAAAGCACGGGTAATTGTTACCTCTCGCATTATTGGCTACAAACCGCAACGTCTGCGAGATGCTCAGTTTCGTCACTTCATGCTGCAAGATTTAGAGTCAGAGAAAATCGAGGATTTTCTCTATCGATGGCATGAATTAACGTTCACCGATGAGGCGGATAAAATTAGAAATCGGGAGCGACTGCAAAGAGCAATTGAGACTTCTTTAGCAATTGGAGAACTGGCGGGAAATCCTCTGTTACTGACGATGATGGCAATTTTAAACCTCAATCAAGAATTGCCAAGAGATAGACCAGAACTCTACAACCAAGCCTCGCGGTTACTGCTGCATCAATGGGATATCGAGCAAAAATTGTTAGAAAATCCGAGGATAGATTCGGTAACGATTGACTATAAAGATAAGCAGGCGATGTTGCGTCAGGTAGCCTACCGTATGCAAGCTAGTGAAAAAGGTTTAGCTGGCAACTTGATTAGTGCAGATGATTTAGAAAAGATTTTGACTGATTATCTGAAAACTATAGAAGTTGAGCAAGCGAGAACGGTTGCTAGGTTACTGATTGAGCAACTGCGACATCGTAACTTTATTTTGTGTTTCTTGGGTGCAGATTACTATGCTTTTGTGCATCGGACATTTTTGGAATACTTCTGTGCTAGTGAGTTTGTCTGGCAATTTGAGAAGGAACAAACGATTTCCCTGGAATATTTAAAGACGGAAGTTTTCGGGAAGCACTGGCAGGATGAGTCTTGGCATGAAGTTCTGCGGCTGATTGCGGGAATGATTGAGCCAAAATTTGCAGGCGGAATTTTAGATTATCTGATAGTACAAAAGGGCGAAAACGAAAAGTTTATCAATCTATTTTTAGCAGCCGAGTGCCTTTCAGAAGTGAGGAATCGCTCGTTGATTGCAGCAACAACTGACCAACTCCTCAATCAGCTGAAGGGCTTAACTCAGTATGACCTACCTTACGATTACAAGCCCTATGGAGAGGAGGCAGCCTTAGTTAGGAAAATTCGCACTCAAGCCGTTTCATCTGTCGCCACAACTTGGAAAGATCGCCCGGATACCTTAGCTTGGCTCAAACAACGGGCGCAAGCGGATGGCAATTGGGCTGTGCGGCAAACGGCGGTGCAAGAATTAGCCCGTGGATGGAAAGATCACCCGGATACCTTAGCTTGGCTCAAACAACGGGTGCAAGCGGATGACGATCCGCACGTGCGACAAATGGCGGTGGAAGAATTAGCCCGTGGTTGGAAAGATCACCCGGATACCTTACCCATCCTCAAACAACGGGTGCAAGCGGATGACGATCCGCACGTGCGATATGTGGCGGTGGAAGAATTAACCCGTGGTTGGAAAGATCACCCGGATACCTTACTCATCCTCAAACAACGGGCGCAAGGAGATGACGATTCGCCTGTGCGACTTATGGCGGTGGAAGAATTAGCCCGTGGTTGGAAAGATCACCCGGATACCTTACCCATCCTCAAAGAACGGGCGCAAGGGGATGACAATTGGGCTGTGCGAAAAGCGGTGGTGCAAGAATTAGCCCGTGGTTGGAAAGATCACCCGGATACCTTACCTATCCTCAAACAACGGGCGCAAGGGGATGACAATTGGGCTGTGCGAAAAGCGGTAGTGCAAGAATTAGCCCGTGGTTGGAAAAATCACCCGGATACCTTACCTATCCTCAAACAACAGGCGCAAGCAGATGGCAGTGAGTATGTGCGATGTGCGGCGGTGCAAGAATTAGCCCGTGGTTGGAAAGATGAACCTGGGATGTTTGAATTTTTGCGCGATCGCGCTGTCAATGACCCCTTTGAGCGTAAGGAAGACTGGGAAGACAACCCTGGGCAATTAGCACTTGCGATAATCATCAAAGATTATCCTCAGCATCCCCAGACTCTACCGCTGTTGCGCGATCGCTCTTTTAATGACCCAGATGAGAAAGTGCGCGAGTTCGCCATTGAGAAACTAAAAGAATTAGATAAGTAA
- a CDS encoding HNH endonuclease: MARNYINAELRRLVVNRADYLCEYCFIPDEDGLSFQIDHIISLKHGGSTTEDNLTYSCVFCNLNKGTELGSIVWQTGELVRFFNPRRDFWGEHFRLDDNAIQPLTDIGEVTARILDFNNDERILERQELIAVGRYPSASALRRINK, encoded by the coding sequence ATGGCTCGTAATTACATTAATGCAGAACTTCGGCGTTTAGTTGTCAATCGTGCTGATTACCTTTGCGAATATTGTTTTATTCCAGATGAAGACGGCTTAAGCTTTCAAATTGACCATATCATTAGCTTGAAACACGGCGGATCAACAACAGAAGATAATCTGACCTATTCTTGTGTTTTCTGTAATCTCAATAAAGGAACCGAGCTAGGTTCTATTGTTTGGCAGACTGGGGAACTTGTGCGGTTTTTCAACCCACGTCGAGACTTTTGGGGAGAGCATTTTCGACTAGATGACAATGCGATTCAACCGCTGACAGATATTGGTGAAGTAACTGCACGAATTCTAGATTTTAACAACGATGAGCGCATTCTAGAGCGACAAGAATTGATAGCAGTTGGCAGGTATCCGTCTGCATCTGCCCTAAGACGGATTAATAAGTAG